The genomic interval TCGCCCACGCCGGTCACACACTCGCCCAGCCGCAGCATCTCCTCCGTCTCGCGGATACCCTTGGGCCGCTCTCCGCTGATGAAGTGGCTGATCATGTTGCTCAGGGACTGCATGGTGGGGTGGAAGGTCTCGTAGGTGGTCTCCAGGTTGAGCTCGGACGCTTCCAGGGGCCGCACGACACGCACTGACACAGTCACTGAGTCGTCGTGGGAGCAGAGGTCGAAGGGGACTGTGTTGGTGCGCTGGTGGATGATCGTCTCACGATCATTCCTAATACATGTGATCAGAAAAAGCTCAGAAAAGGTTCAGATTGTTATCAATGAAGAAATAAGTGTAGTCTGAGTAATTTCCTACTTCTTATTTCAGGGACCAATATAGGCGACCCAACCTAACTCTATTCAGAGTAATTAAATTATTATGTTACAGTAAAAAACTAAGTTACCAAAGGTGAGTTGTACGATTCCACACCATCTTCTTCTCACGAAGAGTGAGTCTCTCAATAACTCCTTTGGTGTTGTCAACAAACTGACTGTTGAGTGTCTCTTTCACAGACCTCACCACCCCTAAAAAACAGCAACACTgcataaaaatgaataaaaatgtgAATCTGCCTTTTCAAGGTAGATGAGGACCTCATTACTAGAGACTTGAGAATTCCTTATTGTTCATGGATTTCCATGTGGGTGTAGCAACATCTACCAGCAGATGGTATCCAGTACCTTCTATTACAGCATATGGTACACATTTCCCTGGAGCCTTGCTGAGGATGCTTCTCAGGTCCTGGTCTATTGAAATTTTCTTGGCTTCCTGCAAAATTCATTTCATGGTGAAGTTTGAAAACTGGATGCATCCAGCAACAATGTTTGACATAGCATTGTAAACTTTCCTTCAGAACTCAAAACTCACCTTCAGACTGTTCACAGTGGCTGCCTTCTTCTGATACACTGAGTACAGCACCGCTGTAACTGCTGAGCTGGTAGCTAGCAGAATTATTTGTGCGGTGGAGGGCCTCCCATTAGACTCCATCCTTCATTTGTTCAGACTTACAGAGAGTGCACCTGTGTGTCGCTCCTATAagaaatggtaggcctactgaatgTTGTTTCTTGCATTGTTGCTGTCTTGTGTGTGCGTCATATCCACTTGGGCTACATGCACTTGGGCTACAAGTTCAAGGTAAGGTCTATAGGCTAGCTGTTACCTCTGTTTTCAAGCATTGAAGTACTGGAAAAGGTAAAGTTAGCTAGCGATAGTAGTTTAAAAAGCTTAACTTTTCTGTGTTGTAGCGTAGTTTGTACAAACATAATATTTAGGACACCGATTTAGCAGCAGTTAGCTTGTCAACCTACAGAGCCAGTTGGCTACTTTGACATTTAGACCTACACAGTAGGTAACCGAGCAGACTACGTGTTACTTCGTTGAAGCTTAGCATGAAAATAATTCAGTTGAATTCCACAGAAAATATATGTAAAAAGTTATAATCCTGTAAGACAACACTTAATGAAAAAGACAATTAACAGTTACCTTATTTCTTAGTGTCGAGGACCCAGATGAGGAGTTTGCAGTTTGCTTGACAGTGTCGTTCAGGGACGTGTCGTAAGCAACACTAGGCAACTAGCTGCTATTTTAGTAACGTTAGGGCGTTTTGTCACATGCAAATTTAGAGACTTGATATCAAAACATCCAATGCTAGACAGAGCCAAAAAAGACAGCTCTTCGTTCGAAGCTAATGTTAACCGACTACTACTGACTACATCTTACTTCCGGTGTGCCTTTGTCAAACAAacagcagatggcagtgttttgCTGCGTTCAAGTTGCCGTTTGTGGTCGCAACAGGAAACGCCATCATATTGCCCAGGCTACAATTCCATCATCAGCTAAGATGTAGGTAGGCTATGAGTATTTTTTTGGTGACATTGAATTCACGAAATTTCATCTGATATTTACATTGGGTCGATCAATTCAAGCAACATCATCAATAGGCTTACACAATTAGGCCTCATTTGCGTCTCTTTTGTTTCTCTGCCATTTTCATTCTCTTGCTTTACCTcagacacatgcactcacacaggcTACACATCCACcttcaccccacacacaaacacacaggataGGCCTATTCATGAGGCCCACACAGAAATTATCAAAATTTATTGAGGTGATTTAGAGGTGAAATAGAGGTCATGATGCAATCTAACAACAGCAGAATCCATCTGATGAATGCAAAATGGCAATATTGAGTGGAAAAATGCTAATTTAATCTTGCACTTTAACTCTGTGTTGTTAGGCCTGCTGTGCTTACTTTAAATTGCACACATATTTTTGCTGTGGTTTAATTACTGCAATTTGTTTTTTATGAAAATCTtacctacagtatattcacCAGGCTACTTCTGGGAGCTAACCATTGGGTCTGTTTAAATTAAATCACTCCAAGATGGTTCCAGTGGGTTCCAAAAAACTGTGTGCAAACAGAGAAATGCCCTAGGGTTGGTAGGCATTAGATTAAAACCTGAGTGTTCCTTTTAGGCGCTTCTGCCAAGGGGCCTTAGTTCTTTGTTGTTGCAACCTCTCTGATACATCACATATTAGCTGTTCATAGGGATGGATACATTACTAAGATACCATGTAATTTACTTAGCCAACCAAAGGGTTGAGAGGACACATAATCAATTTCACTTTCACATCACAACATTGGTAAACTCTGGGTGACCTCTTCTGTCTTGTCATGAcaagcatatacagtacacagcgTACACAGCCATGCACTTTGTGATTGTGGACTGTTATACCATTCACTGACAAGGGAGCTACTCTTCATTTAAATGTTTGAGAGCAGGTGAGAGGTTAAATGATGTGTTGTGGTGCATGTAAAGTGCACAACAGTCATTTACTTGTAATGTTGCAAACATATGAACAGTGTGCCACCATGACCCATTCCATTTCTGCAGATATTTCACATTTGTCAAATGTCACAGGTGCAAGAGGACAACCTAACATCTCATTGGTTACCCAGCCCATTTtcaatgcagaaataaaaagattcttattattttattcataattcttattatctttgattattttcaccaaattaattaatcagtcCAGGGCTGTACCTTTGATTTCCAAAATCACAATCTAATTCCATCTCATATGTCAAAGGGTCTAATACAATTTAAGCATCCTGATGCAATTATTACTGTAATTTGTTTCAATTAATGTGcatgacttattattatttgaaaatgaaaccaaaatgaaatgaaagtttAAGTTTAATGGGGTCAAATTCtgaggggttttttttttttttttcataaaatcataaaaAGGCATTTTGTATATTTCACCAAGCCATGACATTTACTGTACCTGTACCTTACTGAAATGATGGATGCATGAACGTGTTCTAGCCACATCTAAGTAATGAGAGCATGGTGTGATTGTGCCTCAGAAAAGAGGTGCCGTGTCTTTTGGCACGAAGACTGACTCATGTGGAGCAGAACATGCCCCAGGCCTTCACATCAACATTAGTGACTTTGGTGGAGGTAAGTGACTAACATAAAAGGTATATGGAAACAGCTGCCTTCTTGAACTAGATataccacatagcggtacaagGTATGACAGTCATATGGTGTTACCAGCTGATAGGCAAATaaaataaagcacacacacagagttatgtgtaatgaagtggaatgacacaggaaaaaagtattgaacgggcctactgaaatttcttttgtggaaaagcctttatttgtaatgacaACTTTTCCTGTATGATGAAACTAATTAGTCACATAATTCACATG from Alosa alosa isolate M-15738 ecotype Scorff River chromosome 4, AALO_Geno_1.1, whole genome shotgun sequence carries:
- the mul1b gene encoding mitochondrial ubiquitin ligase activator of NFKB 1; translated protein: MESNGRPSTAQIILLATSSAVTAVLYSVYQKKAATVNSLKEAKKISIDQDLRSILSKAPGKCVPYAVIEGVVRSVKETLNSQFVDNTKGVIERLTLREKKMVWNRTTHLWNDRETIIHQRTNTVPFDLCSHDDSVTVSVRVVRPLEASELNLETTYETFHPTMQSLSNMISHFISGERPKGIRETEEMLRLGECVTGVGELVLENNLVKLQPPKQGLRYFLSRQDYASLLGKQESGARFWRLLAGLCGLAACVTLYYILWRQWTLRRKRRQERSALEEFKEEQRRRMRELEMDESAVPAGACSVCLSAQRTCVFLECGHVCTCEPCYLALPLPKKCPICRALIDRVVPLYNS